From one Anabas testudineus chromosome 18, fAnaTes1.2, whole genome shotgun sequence genomic stretch:
- the si:dkey-185m8.2 gene encoding trichohyalin isoform X2: MDTTDENCSLRSVTNGDESLQAAMHAQRPPASHRAPPVVSELRLVLLGRKGAGKSAAGNTILGGAGGFESGKPTEECVKRRADVSGRKVTVVDTPGWEWYYPLNSTPNWVRRETLRSVSICPPGPHAVLLVIRSCASVTENYIQEIEEHLEPLGKDVWEHTMLLFTRGDELGLLSIEQRILSSGPALQRLLQKCGNRYHVVNNRSKGDETQVKELLRKVDQLVAGRKGGGNHLEMDNTVVLGLEADGKRRARERRKKQRQMETQMQRGIIKAALMNEGPHGSGLDAHQSFSKTVRRLPEVRLVLLGERETGKSSAGNTILSKTSFFQAGAVTEECIRQQAEVAMRLVTVVDTPGWEAGVAGATPERVKREIVGSVSMCPPGPHALLLTLRVDTLVRAGHVREHLELLGEGVWRHTILLFTHGDQLREGVDIEQHIQGGGRDLQQLLEKCRGRYHVISNVNVGRGCGDSAQVTELLEKVEKMLSRNRCEAFSSLIHEVLSLSQQRNEKFNQRLKEIGDKMLRQEVELKNMRDREMKSIRWFFDRKKKVKSPGKADIQREEEEDEDRRSGERKNDFGELEERMRWLTEDKEREIQDLTIENHRIHVALNQSKREGDEAMLNLELKEREIEELKERTDEQQLKLLDLERACVENEHERKQREDAVRVQKLEWKGQFEKLKETIELLKKEKAEWIEKGDSLKVEIDETKRHYEAVLEKKELEKAREIIEMEQKLKQELEIKLLEKDKEQQEMRNKASEEKQKSLTNLKQYERDMERQIECIKSQHKKEMEGKMQDIQDMQLQQEEEMNRKIRETEKMMEMMKVQQQEKMDQLLREKADDIEKIKQQYATELTNLEQEKQSEISKLKEQLTETEKQVQTEKKNIAELEHKYLSKIEETMLGNEKDQEMIHLEHKKELTQKMEEKEKHIEALRLQHQEELARKNHEMEKLMEARKVEYQKEIERTVKEKEEDTEKVQQEYSEKIRVIEHERLEMEEQFAKEMKKQLEERQTEIKELEQKYAAQITENMLEHEREKEEIHQNNEKYNLEKLQERTEALKSQHIKEMEEKTQESEKEKERCKKVMEERVNEKEKEIEEMKLKVEHLHKILQHKEEKEIDHSNYKKETDQRLEEKEIEVNKMKLNVEEMKEQLQQKEKKEQELFNYKKEMEQMLEGKEREVEELKEQLKQLEKTLRQTEEERERDRLNHKRQMEQKLGEKEQVIEKLQQHVKDIDDILQRKEEERGEIILNQKKEAEQRLQDREREMEETKQQLLDEMERKVKEKETEIERIQQQADSRETRWKEEQKKRDEEGERETSRLMEIIEKKTKEITQTQCLLAQRDSEIEEAKKTCANHLKEIENLKESNQNQTSWIIEVQQRHAEQERSKDAEMMEKLQEKEEELDHLRQRDRENEKEIAQLRLTMEQTKSELKELTSKMEKEMANMIREYEKEITRRSENLESTAKDKDDAISRLEERILDVTEKYKESQERVEELQQQSEKITKEMENLKIKYEELKKDSEEEVRKQLREREEQVKSKESEIRRILEEKSLEVRALKEANDKLGVELEMIKEREDEAERRMSELREHYETQLNEKLNEFRLKDEEMEEKFLKREKEVGHREQELRRNREALSKRELELDAKEEELHVKEGNIESREQELRKLEASLEIQQKEQEDKYEQEVKVKAQSMERKERELDSLLKALEDQQRLLSSHGQDLQKKVKGLKDQGKELKDREYCLKNEEQELLSFKSELQLRNEHTAQQLDEMRRDLALLREELHNKERSLKLSLKKLTKWEESLEAREAELRKREQKGLGQQEVDNNTRVREVNPLSLEAAVESSDDVFHLMHQEVSERRERETIKDREDQTTKTALSAAERNNCHLETLQEEDMAEEREGMRGRGVKVKRKEGREDVERLFAQSQGHRNSNNRVSPGSDLKVVVLGESWSSRAPAGVTILGGEASEPDGSTFRSWRGHIAGRRIAVGEPLGLRWRDGPDPSNTGQRKSILDCVSWCHPGPHVVLLLMPAFLNCTQKYRRAVEEHMGLLGEEVWQRTLVLFTWAETLGVSAEQHILRNGELMALIDRCGGRYHALTSKSSNCMTKGLFEKMEDMMGLNSREQVLV, encoded by the exons ATGGACACGACAGATGAGAACTGCAGTCTAAGAAGTGTGACGAATGGTG atgagagcCTGCAGGCTGCCATGCATGCCCAAAGACCCCCTGCCTCTCACAGAGCTCCTCCTGTTGTCTCAGAACTTAGACTGGTCCTCCTGGGAAGGAAAGGAGCCGGGAAGAGTGCCGCTGGTAACACCATCCTGGGAGGAGCAGGGGGGTTTGAGAGTGGGAAGCCGACAGAGGAGTGCGTGAAAAGGCGAGCTGATGTGTCAGGTAGAAAAGTCACGGTGGTGGACACACCTGGGTGGGAGTGGTACTACCCACTCAACAGCACCCCTAACTGGGTCCGGAGAGAAACATTACGGAGTGTGTCGATTTGTCCTCCTGGACCTCACGCAGTGCTGTTGGTGATTCGTTCCTGTGCTTCAGTGACAGAGAACTATATCCAGGAGATAGAGGAACATCTAGAACCACTGGGAAAAGACGTGTGGGAGCATACCATGCTGCTGTTCACCAGAGGAGATGAGCTGGGCCTGTTGTCCATAGAGCAACGAATCCTGTCGAGCGGCCCGGCACTGCAGAGACTCCTCCAGAAGTGTGGGAACAGATATCATGTTGTGAACAATCGGAGTAAAGGAGATGAGACACAGGTTAAAGAGCTGTTAAGGAAGGTGGACCAGCTGGTGGCAGGGAGGAAGGGGGGAGGAAATCATTTAGAGATGGATAATACAGTTGTCTTGGGTCTGGAGGCTGATGGGAAGAGGAGAGccagggagaggaggaagaaacaaagGCAGATGGAGACACAGATGCAGAGAGGGATCATCAAAGCTGCTCTAATGA ATGAGGGTCCTCATGGCTCAGGGCTGGATGCACATCAGTCCTTCTCCAAGACAGTCCGACGCCTACCTGAGGTCAGACTGGTTCTCCTGGGCGAGCGGGAAACTGGAAAGAGTTCTGCTGGAAATACTATCCTCAGCAAAACTAGCTTCTTCCAAGCCGGAGCTGTAACAGAGGAGTGCATCCGTCAGCAAGCGGAGGTGGCCATGAGGCTGGTGACTGTGGTGGACACACCAGGTTGGGAAGCAGGGGTGGCAGGAGCTACACCAGAGAGAGTAAAGAGGGAGATTGTAGGTAGTGTGTCCATGTGTCCTCCAGGGCCCCATGCACTCCTGCTTACTCTGAGGGTGGACACACTGGTGAGGGCAGGACATGTACGAGAACACCTGGAGCTTTTGGGTGAGGGCGTATGGAGGCACACGATCTTGCTGTTCACTCACGGTGACCAACTTCGAGAGGGGGTGGATATTGAGCAGCACATCCAGGGTGGGGGCAGGGACCTGCAGCAACTCCTGGAGAAGTGCAGGGGCAGGTACCATGTCATCAGCAACGTAAATGTGGGAAGAGGATGTGGAGACTCCGCACAAGTGacagagctgctggagaagGTGGAAAAGATGTTGTCAAGAAACAGGTGTGAGGCTTTTTCCAGTCTGATTCATGAGGTCCTGAGTCTGAGCCAACAAAGGAATGAAAAGTTCAACCAGCGCCTGAAGGAGATCGGAGATAAGATGCTTCGTCAGGAGGTGGAGTTGAAGAATATGAGAGACAGGGAGATGAAAAGCATTAGGTGGTTTTTTGAtaggaaaaaaaaggtgaaatcaCCCGGGAAGGCAGACATTcaaagggaagaagaggaggatgaggacaGGCGGAGCGGGGAAAGGAAGAATGACTTTGGGGAACTTGAGGAAAGAATGAGATGGCTGACagaggacaaagagagagagattcagGATCTAACTATAGAAAATCACAGAATCCATGTCGCACTAAACCAAAGTAAAAGAGAAGGGGATGAGGCGATGCTCAACCTGgagctaaaagagagagagattgaagAGCTGAAAGAAAGAACTGACGAGCAGCAGCTCAAGTTGCTCGACCTTGAACGTGCTTGTGTAGAAAATGAAcatgagagaaaacagagggaggATGCCGTGAGAGTGCAGAAACTTGAGTGGAAGGGACAATTTGAGAAATTAAAGGAAACTATAGAGCTGCtcaagaaagagaaagcagagtGGATTGAAAAAGGTGATTCTTTAAAAGTGGAAATCGATGAGACCAAAAGACACTATGAAGCTGTTCTTGAGAAAAAAGAACTAGAAAAAGCCCGGGAGATAATAGAGAtggaacaaaaactaaaacaagagttggaaataaaactgcttgaaaaagacaaagagcaacaagaaatgagaaataaagcgtcagaagaaaagcagaaaagtcTCACAAATTTAAAGCAATATGAAAGAGATATGGAGAGGCAAATTGAATGCataaaatcacaacataagaaagagatggagggaaaaatGCAAGACATTCAAGATATGcaactgcagcaggaggaggaaatgaacaGGAAAATCAGAGAAACCGAAAAAATGATGGAGATGATGAAAGttcagcagcaagaaaaaatgGATCAGCTGTTAAGAGAAAAAGCAGATGATATAGAAAAGATCAAACAACAATATGCTACTGAATTAACAAACTtagagcaagaaaaacaaagcgAGATTTCAAAGCTTAAAGAACAactgacagaaactgaaaaacaagtgcaaacagaaaagaaaaacatagcaGAGTTAGAACACAAGTACCTTTCTAAAATAGAAGAAACAATGTTAGGAAATGAAAAAGACCAGGAAATGATTCATCTAGAGCATAAAAAAGAATTGACACAGaagatggaagaaaaagaaaaacacatagaAGCATTAAGACTCCAGCATCAGGAAGAACTGGCAAGAAAAAACcatgaaatggaaaaactgaTGGAGGCGAGGAAGGTGGAGTACCAAAAAGAAATAGAGCGAacagtgaaagagaaggaggaagataCAGAAAAGGTACAACAAGAGTACAGTGAAAAAATAAGAGTTATAGAGCATGAAAGACTGGAGATGGAAGAACAGTTtgcaaaagaaatgaaaaaacaactgGAAGAAAGGCAAACCGAGATAAAAGAGTTAGAGCAAAAGTATGCTGCTCAAATCACAGAAAACATGCTAGAAcatgaaagagagaaggaagagattcatcaaaataatgaaaaatacaatCTGGAAAAGTTGCAAGAGAGAACAGAAGCGTTAAAAAGTCAGCACATCaaagaaatggaggaaaaaacacaagaaagtgagaaggaaaaagaaagatgcaagAAAGTGATGGAGGAAAGGgtgaatgaaaaggaaaaggagatcgaggaaatgaaactgaaagtcGAACACCTTCACAAAATACTGCAACacaaggaagagaaagaaatagatcattcaaattacaaaaaagaaacagatcaAAGACTGGAAGAAAAGGAAATAGAAGTGAATAAGATGAAACTAAATGTTGAAGAAATGAAGGAACAActacaacaaaaagaaaagaaagaacaagagcTTTTTAACTACAAGAAAGAAATGGAGCAAATGCTTGAAGGGAAAGAACGAGAAGTAGAAGAGTTAAAAGAACAATTAAAACAACTTGAAAAAACCCTTcgacagacagaggaggaaagagaacgAGATCGGCTAAATCACAAGAGACAGATGGAGCAAAAGCtgggagaaaaagagcaagtgATAGAAAAGCTGCAGCAACACGTGAAGGATATCGACGACATCctgcaaagaaaagaagaagagagaggggaaatCATTCTAAACCAAAAGAAGGAGGCAGAGCAACGGctgcaagacagagagagagagatggaggagacgAAACAACAGCTCTTAGAcgagatggagagaaaggtaaaggaaaaggaaacagagaTAGAAAGGATTCAACAGCAGGCCGACTCCAGGGAGACAAGATGGAaggaagagcagaagaagagggacgaggagggagaaagggagacaaGCAGACTGATGGAAAttattgaaaagaaaacaaaagaaataacacaaactCAATGTCTTCTtgcacagagagacagtgagattGAAGAGGCAAAAAAGACCTGTGCAAACCACTTAAAAGAAATTGAAAACCTGAAAGAAAGCAATCAAAACCAGACGTCCTGGATCATCGAGGTACAGCAGCGTCACgcagagcaggagaggagcAAAGATGCTGAAATGATGGAAAAGctgcaggagaaagaagaggagctCGACCacctgagacagagagacagagaaaacgAAAAGGAGATTGCTCAGCTGAGACTAACAATGGAGCAAACGAAGTCAGAACTGAAGGAGCTCACCAGCAAGATGGAAAAGGAAATGGCAAACATGATTCGGGAGTATGAAAAGGAGATTACGAGAAGGAGCGAGAACCTAGAATCAACTGCAAAGGATAAGGACGACGCCATAAGTCGTCTGGAGGAACGTATTTTGGACGTCACCGAGAAGTACAAGGAAAGTCAAGAAAGAgtagaggagctgcagcagcagagtgagaaaATTACAAAGGAGATGGAAAATCTCAAAATAAAGTatgaggagctgaagaaggacagtgaggaagaagtTAGGAAGCAACTCAGGGAACGTGAAGAGCAGGTAAAGAGCAAAGAATCTGAAATCCGACGTATTCTTGAGGAGAAAAGTCTGGAGGTGAGGGCATTAAAAGAGGCAAATGACAAGCTAGGAGTAGAGTTAGAAAtgattaaagagagagaggatgaggcAGAAAGGAGGATGAGTGAGCTGAGAGAGCACTATGAGACCCAGCTGAATGAGAAACTAAATGAATTCAGACTCAAGGATGAAGAGATGGAAGAGAAATTcttaaaaagggaaaaagaagtAGGACATAGGGAACAGGAGCTTCGAAGAAACAGGGAAGCGCTGAGCAAAAGAGAACTCGAACTGGATGCAAAAGAGGAAGAGCTTCATGTAAAAGAGGGAAACATTGAAAGTAGGGAACAAGAACTGAGAAAATTGGAAGCAAGTCTAGAGATACAGCAAAAAGAGCAAGAGGACAAATACGAGCAAGAAGTGAAAGTAAAAGCTCAAAGTatggaaaggaaggaaagggaGTTAGATAGTTTGCTTAAAGCTCTGGAGGACCAACAGAGGCTGCTGAGCTCTCACGGCCAAGATCTTCAGAAGAAGGTAAAAGGGCTGAAAGATCAAGGCAAAGAGCTCAAAGACAGGGAGTACTGCTTGAAAAATGAAGAGCAGGAGCTGCTCAGCTTTAAGTCCGAGTTGCAGCTGCGAAATGAGCACACTGCTCAGCAGCTGGATGAGATGAGGAGAGATTTGGCTTTGCTGAGGGAAGAACTTCACAACAAAGAAAGAAGTTTAAAGCTCTCACTTAAAAAACTGACCAAATGGGAGGAGAGCCTTGAAGCGCGAGAGGCCGAATTGCGTAAAAGAGAGCAAAAAGGTTTAGGTCAACAAGAAGTTGACAACAACACGAGGGTTCGTGAAGTGAACCCGCTCAGTCTAGAAGCTGCGGTCGAGAGTTCAGACGACGTTTTCCATCTAATGCACCAAGAGGTCAGTGAGAGAAGGGAAAGGGAAACCATAAAGGATAGGGAGGATCAGACTACGAAAACAGCCTTGTCAGCTGCAGAGCGCAATAACTGTCATCTTGAAACACTACAAGAAGAAGATATGGCTGAGGAAAGGGAAGggatgagaggaagaggggtcaaagtgaagaggaaagaaggtagaGAGGATGTGGAGAGGCTGTTTGCTCAGAGTCAGGGTCACAGGAACTCGAACAACAGAGTGTCTCCTGGATCAGATCTGAAGGTGGTCGTGTTAGGGGAGTCTTGGTCTTCTCGCGCCCCAGCAGGCGTCACCATCCTGGGTGGAGAAGCATCCGAACCTGATGGCTCTACCTTCAGGTCTTGGAGAGGTCATATAGCTGGGAGACGCATTGCAGTTGGAGAGCCGCTTGGTTTGAGGTGGCGGGACGGACCAGACCCATCAAACACAGGCCAAAGGAAAAGCATTCTCGACTGCGTCTCCTGGTGTCACCCAGGACCTCACGTCGTCCTCCTGCTCATGCCGGCCTTCTTAAACTGCACACAGAAGTACAGGAGAGCGGTGGAGGAGCACATGGGTTTGCTCGGAGAAGAGGTCTGGCAGCGCACCCTGGTGTTGTTCACATGGGCGGAGACTTTAGGAGTGAGTGCAGAGCAGCACATCCTGAGGAACGGGGAATTAATGGCCCTCATAGACAGATGTGGGGGCAGGTACCACGCCCTGACCAGCAAGAGCAGCAACTGTATGACTAAAGGACTGTTTGAGAAAATGGAGGACATGATGGGTTTgaacagcagagagcaggtgtTGGTGTAG